ACGTTTATCTACATTTGTAAAGATTTTCCATATAGTTATATGTAAATGTTGATGAAAAGAATTAAACATATTTAGGGGGAACCGATTTCCATAAAATTGGGGCATGACTGACGGAAGAACCCACTGTTTTTAACATGGCAAGATAGTCTGACCACCCTCCTTGTTCTAAAATTGATAAAGAGTGAACTCAAGCAAAGTTTTTTGATTATTCCTCTAATACATTTAATTCTAACCCACAGAGCCTTCCAGGTTCCACTTCAACAAACCTGAGAACTACATCAGCATGTACCATCCGGAGGGAAGTGACACGCTGTACGTGGGCGGCCAGGCGATGATCTACGTGCTGACGTTCAGTGACAGAGGGGTCCGCGACCTGCAGGTACGCTTTACTTTTAACAGGAGTGGATGACTTTCAGCTTCAGTGGGATGTTCCAAGGGACTGAATCCCTCAGCTGCAGAcgctccttttttaaaaattggaaACCGCTCTGCTGCTGTCAAGAGAAGCCACCAACCACAAACTAAACGCTGCCAAGTTTTCAAGTCGGCCCACTTCAAAAACCACTTCGGCAGCTAATCAATGTCTGGAAAGGCTGAAGAATTATGCTGCTTTGTAAAATaggcagcagagagcagaagGTTGAAGAGACAAGTCTCTAACCAGAATTAAATGCACATCACAGGGTCACCAACTCTTCTGGTTTCACTTCTGTCAAACCTCCATGGGAAGTTTTTGATAGAGATCTCCCTCactgtcctgcagcagctgttgagGTGGGTTAACACGCTCCTTTGCGTATACGCAATGTGATTCTTAGCAAAACCCTGGCAGCCAGGCGGAGTAACTCAAACTCCCTGTGTGGGTTTGCAGATCCTCGACCATTTATTCCAGGTTTATAATCATAATATTGGCAGAGAATATTTTCCCAAACAAATTCTTTAAAATACAGCTAAAGTGGGTGATgagatttgtttatttgtggttAGTATAAACCATCTTCCTCTGAGATCATGCATTTCTGCCAATATTACTCTTATTTCTTTCAAATGGTTTATATGCAACATGATTTACTTTGGGCGGCCCGCTCCTATTTGCCAGATCTGTGGAACAAGTAAGCCACAACAATTCCACATGTCAAATAAAGTGGCCTGACTTTCACTATTTACCACATTTTAATACTTTAGggtcacatccagattacaccttgTCCAGAGCACtgcatgtttgccaaaaaaTTTTGTTTTGGGTTATTTGGGCCACATTTGCTAAAGTGGGCAActtcacatccattttgttcaTGCAGCAGGAAGTGCTGCATCATTCCCTGAAGTGGCTCACACCTGGATGCTACAGTGAGGACATACAGAGAGAGTTTGGGGGTAGAAACGCTGCTTCTTCGCATTGAAAGAATCCAGTTGAGGTGGTTCAGGCATCTGATTTGATTCCTCTTACATCTGGAACACCCCAGCTCTAAATGTATCTCTGTATCCAATCAGGCGTAAGTGGGGGATGTCTAGACGCCACCACGACCCAACTTCAGATAGATGGAACAAAATGAATGGAAGGATGTTGTCCTTGTCTGAttatgagaaaaatataaatggaaaaCCTGTGCGGGTCCAAAATGAGATATGATTTGCCGTGTGCTCAAATCTTAGATAACTCActccattaaaaaataaactaaaaaatgAAGCCTCTTTCTGCTGCTGGGTGGGATGACAACAAACatagcccccccacccccgttGTGAGGGCGAAGCCGTGAATCAGAGGACGCGGTGAGATGATGACACGACCGCCCGGCTGCTGACCCTCGTTACAGCTGAGATCCAGTGAGGAGGCCGGGTCATGCATACATTAATGAAGCTGcagccttttctctctgtgaggAGGGAAAACATCATTCACTGAGCTAATGATGTCAACACAGGCTCAGGGTTACACAGCGTGTGGTCCACAGTGTCAGCACTGACTCACCGAACAACTTAAAGACACAGTGAACCTGCCGTCTCACTCAAATTACACCTGTATGGCTCATTATTTGAAAAGATTGCAGGTTTGGATTTCTCTTACGACAGGTGGGAAAATAGTGATGGGTGATGTGTTTGGCATCATTGAGactattttaatgtttaatggtGTGTTTGGGATATCTTGTCAGGTTGGTATTTCAAGTGCAGGATTgtttaaagaagaaaatcaacAATTTTCAACGCATCAGTGTCAACATCAGAGAAAGAGCTTCGTTTTTGACATTCAACAATTGTAGCTTAAGTTTTGTCGGGAGTGTCTCTCGTTGGAACGGGTCTATGTTGTCTCGCTAGGAGTGGCGACTGCAGCAGACATTAGTGTAAGCTTTTGTCCTGGTGTTGATATGAGCCTTGTTcaacatataaatgtatttttttaaataaatgtgatatttaaaccatcattaatgtatttcttaaaaaaaaaaaatttagtttacagctcaaaaaaacacatttaagtgtgCAGGTCTCTTTTAGCTGTTATGCAGCTGAGCCTCTGACCGAACAGTGTGGAGGATCTGAAAGCAGCGGAACATCGTTTATTAGAAGTGGCAGCATCCTACATCCATCTGTATCCTTTCAAACCTTGATCACAGTCAGAATATGATGGATGTATAAGATGATGTGATAACAGTGGATTTAGTCTTTCAATCACAAGGTGTACGTGTCAGTGCCAACTGAAGTGGAAAACTTCTGCCGTGAGGAAACACAAATGTTAGCGTTGCTTGTAAATTGTTATTCTGGTTGGTTAAACAGATGCTGGGCTGAATTTAATACTCACTGCTCAAGATGCTTAACTGAGCTTAGTTGAGAGTAGAGACATTTGTGATGAACTGACGTCCGTGGAAAAAAAACCACTGAACGATCAGAGCAGTTGGGAGCTTGACCCATATTTTACATGGACGTCCAGCAGTGTAACATACATACATAGAAATATTTAATGACAAACTGAGTGAATGCAGGAATCACAGAATGGTGTTGGCTGAGAGGACGGatggttttctgtgtttcagcAGGGTCACTGTTTTCATGCTGAACTGTGTGAGAGAGCTTGGCACGAACTAAACCGTTCTTCCTCCCACAGATCCCAGCGGCATCTGATCAGACTGCGATCGACACCTGCAAGGCAAAGGCTGCGCCACTCGAGGTAGAAGCATATCTTCACTGTCAGCACCTCCATCAGTGGTGCAAAGCATtaacctcctcctcatcatcatcatcatcatcatcatcatcgtgtCCCACATTATCACCATCATCTGCAGTAAAttcaatgaagctgcaccaaattccacagaATCATAGAtgtcagtcctctaaacatgtctgatgttCAGATACAGATGGTTCAATACCATCTTCCCGTCCTGATCCTGATtcctgaaccttctctggacaTTGAGATAGTGACTTATCTTAAGTTCCTGGATTGTTCACCTGAACAATGAACTGATCATTCACTTTATAAGAGGAGTTAGAGCTGACAGCATGTGCTGAGGAGACTGACGTGTTTTGGACTGCAGGGGGCGCTCCTGAAGATGGATTAGGAGGTTGAGCTCGGTTCTGGATTCTCCCATGACCCAGTGGAGGGACGGAGGAGAATGATGGTGAAGCTCTGATGGAGAGCCAGTCCCACACcttgttctttctctgtgtcccaTACCTCCACTAAATTtagtggaaatctgttctgcaGTTTTTACGTAGTCCTGGTGACACAACCTCGTTGGCGGAggtaacaaataaaaacatacaaaatgcTAATGAATGCAGATGAGATAGAATTCCACAGGGGACAGCTTTAtcttgaaacaaacaaaccgtACATTATCCAGACGAGTGAGCTGTTGATAATTTCAATGAATAATTCCACGAGGTTCCTCAGAGAGGATTTAACAACTGAGTGTTTCAATTGTCAGAGGTTGATGAATAATCTTAACAAGAGCAGCTTAATActaatttaaacaaaataaagaaattcaaatgaaagaaaacgtTTGGGCCTTTGTAGGATAATCTGACGTCTTGGAATTTAAAGGCTTCACTTTAAATCCCCAAAACCATTATTATAATTTACACCGATGAATAATTTCCTCATCAACTTTGATGCAGTTGTGTAATGACAAGGAATTAACTGCATCACTCAGACTAATTTTACATTATACTCAGGGTCAAATTTTGCATTTGCTTGATagcaaaaaagaagaaggataAATAACTTTCAATTTTCCActttacaactttaaatacaAGCTGACAGCCTGTTGATATGAGGATTAAGTAATATTTAAGTTTTTGGAATCCAAGTATatacatgaaaacaaagaattGTCTTCATGAAATCAGGTTTAGTTGTTTATAACAAAGTCAAGTCAGGGCTCTGAGCTAATTCATGCTAACTATGCTAAAAACTGATCGGAATGGTGCAACAACATTTTGGCTGACACaagatataaaaaaagaagttgCTCTCTCGAACTCATCCTGGGTTTAGGTCTGCAGCTGCATGTGCCAGGGGGCGATGTGCCTCTATAGGGAAAGCAGGCAATTATCTGGGGCCCTGGAGCAAAGAATGGGCCCCTGAGATTCCACTGAATGATTCCATGagtcaacagcaacaacaattcTGTGAGAACCCTCTTAAAATCTACATCATTTTGTTTCGAATCCACTCCAGGTACTTTTTTTCCAGGGGCCCCCAAAGTCATTTTAATGCTAGAAGACATTTTCCTCTTTGATTTGATGGAGTGGAATGATTTACATATCACAGAAGTTTCTGCATAGTGGGCGCTCTTCTTTGTTAAATATTGAGTCAACTGACTGATGATTTGAATCAGCGCTGGTGTTCCCTGCAGACATCAGTCATGCAGTAATTCACCAAGCAGTGAATATCAAGGTCCAAATGCAATTTCGGGACTGGAGTCTTCATTAGGGTGTAAAGTTTTAAGGGCCTATATTCTGAAGTGTTTTCAATGTCACTCTACGACTCGTTTTAATTCAGTAGATGCCTCGTTATTGCTTGATAGCCTGCTTCTGCATGACCCTCATCTTTTGAACAGTTGCAAGGATTCATTATTTCCTTGAATCTGAAATTTGCCTTCTATAGAACCGGCTTGTGTGTAAACTTCTTTTAAGAGAAGTGGGATATGACAgctttaaaaagaagaagagaaaagactgCTTATGTCAGTGAGAATCCCGTTATCTGATTTGGCCCACCACCTCAGTGTGGTCAACCATGTCTAAGCTGAAAGCCATCagagttgtgtgcatgtgtgttactGTGGTTATGAAACAGTAAAGACGACAGTTTCTTCCCTGCACAAACGACGCTGAAGATTCCAGAGAGTCTGGCAGCAGCAGATGGTGCAAAATGAGAACGAAGCAGTAAATCTTCCCCAGTAAAGCAAATTCCACTTGGAAGGAGAATGAAGGACATGAGGCAGCGCCCTTCAgtgatagacagacagatacactcTGTGAGCTGGAGACAGGAGGTTAACAGTAGGAAGCAGAGACCACCTGATCCGACAGACTGACTGTATTTCCAACTATCCCCAAGGCCTCAGTGTTGGGTAACTGTCTGTTCACCTCAGCTCGAGCTGGTTCAGAGCAGGCAAAGCTTTGCACCAACTCGATTACACCAGCGGCAAATGCAAAAGATAAATCTTACTTTAAAACTACAATTCCTCATCCTAAATCACCATCATGGTTTTAGTTTGAGATCAGCGACGGAGAAATTTGACGAGACACTGATTTTACAAAGCAGTTACATTCCTACGGAGCAGGGCACCACACAGCCGATGTGAACAGTTACATAACGTCTCAggagatgtaaatataaatatgtatatatatcacCTGAGGATTCTGCAAAGGAATGTGACCTCGATgctaacacatttaaaaacctcGCTTTTGCTAACATGTGCTGTGCAGCTACGGTGGTCAGGGTGAGGTTTGGTGTTGGGTGattaaaatggtgaaaataaatacagaactGCAAAGTGGAACAAAGTCCGGTGAAACTCAGATGTTCTACATGCCCATCCTCAGTGTTACCACTGGAAGAGGAAGTAGGAATTGGAAGGTGTACAGATGTGAGCGCTTCCCTTCCCTCAGAGCACTACACTGAGCAGGCGCACCATGGTAGGACACGTTGGTGCAAGAAGGATCCACCCATCGGATTATTCGACGCTTGGAAAtgaaaggacacatttgaagTTGCCTCTGAAATGGGACGGACTCATTCGACAAATGCAGCCTCTAAACGATGTAACCCCTAAATTGAGACACGGCTGTGGATGTAATTCTTATTGATTCTGGGTTGGTAATTTATTCAGCACTGTTCTTCAGAAGCCCCGAGAGCTTCTCGATAGAAAATGTTCGCCTAAAAACCCAACTTAACCCTAATTCTACTCATTAAGCTCTTCATGCAGCGTCGACAGGTTTTGCAAAGATGTCCAAACTAAAAGTTTTGCTCAAAACAACAAGTATACGAagaaagaacatgcaaacagaaTAAATAGGACTATCCTGCCCACCTTCCCTCCTACATATCCACCCACACACTTACACAAGCTCTGGTGCTGCTTTTTGGCTTTAGTGATGTATTCAGTTTTCGCttccatcaagattcatgatTTGATTGCTTtctttaaagcactttgtagGTTTGTGTTAAAGGTGCACTTTCAACATGAGCACTGCTCCTACCTGCACCCAGGATTTACCCTTAAGGTTGTACTTAGTATTCATTTTCATGCTCCACTCAGTAATGTCCGGGGGAAAGCAGTCTGGGCTCAATGAATAACGAATGTATATTAAGTATTACAGTGCTGAGCCTCGTCTGTGCTGTCTGCCAATACTTTTCACTGCATTTTCTcaaatctctctcctctctgaacAATCCTGCTTttcactcagtgtttttttgtgtgtgttgtatctCGTTTTGTTTCTTTATCCCTCTATTCCACCTTGGTTTTCTCAATCCCTGGGTCTTGGCTTTGTCTCGTCTCTCCCTTTGTGCAGTCTCGTCCTCTCTAATCGCTCCTCCACACACCCTccattttttccctcctcttttgcctctctgtctctctgcatctTTAATCCCTCTCCCAATCTGTGTGGAGTTTTCTGCAACCCACCCCTCCTGTTTCTCCTTCATTTTCTGCCTTTGTCCCTCTGGTTTTGTCTCACTCGTGTTCTCTTTTGTCTCGCAGCTGGAGTGTGATAATTTCATCACAGTCATTCAGAAAGTAAATGACACATTCATCGCATGTGGAACGAATGCCGGGAGCCCGAGGTGCTGGATGCTGGTAAGAGATTCTTAAGATCAGCTCCTTGAAACGCTGCCTCGTGTTGGACTGCAAACAATCCACTTTTCTCGtgtgctgctgtggctgcttcACCTCAAGCCTGAACAATCTCAAGTTTAATtgctctttgtgtttatttatttatttatttgctaaCTTTCTTCTCACGGTTATTTGAAGTTATTGTTCACACAGTAATGAAGTCGTGCCCCTGGTGACGAGtcgaaatgaaaaaaaacaccttgtAATATGTGTTATGCATAAAGACGCTTGTAATAAACCGGATTCTTAACGTCTCTCCCCTCTGCAGGTAAATGACTCTGTGCTGACTGATGTCCAGGGCAACGGGCAGATAGCGTCCGCCGCTGACATCTCACCGCCCTACCCGTCCCAGAGGTCCATCAGCCTGCCTGCAGGTGAATAATACGCCAGCAAAAGTGCATAGCTGTAATTTTCTGAGAGGAAATAGATGTACGATTAGAATCACCACATTCTTCATGATTTAATGTCAGTGAAGGAAAAGAACTTTGATATCATCGAGGCCGTCTGTGTTGAAAAGCTTTTAACCTTGTTAACATCAACGTTCTGCAAAACAACATGGTGCAGCCCAGACAGGATTTCATGTCGGAACAAACCCACCTTCAACTCAGAATATTACCTTTGCTCATTTGTGTCAGGAGCAGCCGAGCGACACTCGTGAGCCTCGAGTTCCCAGGAGCCATCTGTTCTGATCACTCTCTATTCATAACTTGCAAATGAGTCAGTGGTGTTATCTAAAGTACTTCACAACACTAAAGAGCCAGTCCTCCACGTGATAGATGTTTCAGCAGATTTTAATTAatcatgtacagtatgtgctctACCTTCAACAAGACCTCAAACCTCGTCTCTTATGTCTCTTTTTGTATTTGAGTGATTGTAGAAAAACTTAACACAGAGCCTCTTTAATGTAAGTCACCACCAACGTCATCTCCGACCCCCCCCACCAGAAACAGAGGAACCATCAGAAACAGATCCAACAGACAAGTTAATGACTTTATCCTCCAGCTTTTGCTGATCATACATGTGCACCAGAGATTCACACCAACCCCGCTGCCAAATGCACAAAAGTCAGCCATCTGTCTTTCACGTGAAAAAAAGCAGGGAAACGTTGCTAAAATACCCATGATGCAACTGTTggcacaaacaaaaataattcagGGAGAAGGTTACAGAGTTTTGAATCCAAAAGGGAAAAGCGAGGGTGGAAggtctgtgaaatgtttttttttttttttttttacgaggccacagaaaaacaaagtcctATAAAGCAACGTTATGTAACTTTACTATATGTCTCAGACAAGTCAATATCTGGCCACATTTCAACATCCACATATCACTGAGATGCCATAAGAGTCCGGTTGTTTCCTGCTCTTTTAAGATTTCTATAGGTTTTCTCTCAGTAGAATATCTTTTACAATTTCAAGCAAACTTGATGTGTATGTTTTGCCACATCAACACGAGCTCCATATGTTTGGGTTTTGATGTGAGACCTCTCCTAATTGTGTGATTATGGAGCAGGTTCAGGGTCTCATcaaccaaacaaacatgtttcaaaTTAAACTAACCTTTCAGTCGTCACGGTGCACGATGAGGGACGGACGgtgtttgttgaagcacctaaTGCAGGTGGATTGTTAGTAGAGACGCTCGGAAATAGAAAGGCGAGAGGTTAGCTTGAGCTGCAGGATGCTTTTGCAAGACGGGGATAGATTCCCAAGGCAAGGAGCCGCCCGCTCAGTCGAATAGAGGAGTATTCTAATAACAATCAGCGCTAATTAAGATTGTAATGCCACGAATTCAAACGGTTCCTCTCTGCATCGCTGCGGAGAAAGAGCTCTAATAGTGTTGTAAGATTGTGGTGATTGGTGGCTACTCATTGATGCAGTCAGCTATTCAGCCTTGATGTCTTCTTTGCTCTTGCCCTCCTTTTCCTCGGCttcttttttattccttctGCTCCCTCCTGGGCCAAAGGCAGAatcactctccctctttctgtttaatgttctctctgtgtcctcctctcctccatcttcagtCAGCCCTGCTCTGTGTCACCCCAATCTCTATGCCTCTCCCTCTGAACCTTGTTCCCATCCATCACGCTCACTGTTTGcctttctcttttcctgccCACTGTTCaccctcctcttctattctCCTCTCAGATGGGAGTCTGTATTCCGCGATGTCGTCGGTGGGAGGTCACGCCGGCTCAATCCGGCGAACGTTTGGCTCCCAGAAGCTCCTGAAGACGGAGAACATTTGGCTGCTGAGTGAGTAGGAGGACGGGAGTCATGCAGAGAGCAGGTTTAGACTAATGAATATGGAGATGGTGGGTGATACTCGATTTACACTTAGAGTAAATCACCATCATAGGGAGCGGTGCATTCACCGTCATGGTTTTTACCGTCATATTATTTACAGcttgtaaaatgtaaatcagAAATTTGATcagccattttctttttttattgatgtGATCTCACAATATCctatttatattcagtttaatATTCACAGTACTTATGATGAATGATACGTACATGGACTGCGATCATTGAATGAGATTATAGTAgaagataaaatgaaaacacggACAGTATCTCACTGGATCTGTTTGTATCTCATCGTACAGATCCTCAGTTTGCTGGTGCCGCCATCATTCCGTCTGTGCTGAAGGACAAGGAGGAGATCTACTTCTTCTTCAGTGAGCTCAACAAGACAGCCAGAGTGGACGAGGAACCGTACCGAGCTCGCATCGGTCGAATCTGCACGGTAGAAATCCCACTTTAATCCGATTGTCGAAATGTGGTTGAATCCAAGTCTTGAATTAAAGTTGGTAGTTTAAATGTTGCTTCTACTCCTGCAAACTCTCCTGACTCCTCTTGAGCTGTGCATCAAAGGCAACTTGCTGAGACAGTTTCATCGGAGTCATTTTCAGAGGCCTGGAGGTTTTGTTCGAGCGCGATGCCTCAAAAGATAAATCAGCTGCTCTTTAGTGAATTGCTAATGAGAAGAACCAAAAGATCGGATGCTTCAAAGTTTGAACAAATCCCCAATATTCTGCCAGAGGATGAAACATATACAACAACTGCCGCCCATGTCGGCTGCAATTCAAACCAAGTTTGATGAAAACCCGTCGGTgcattttcaagtttttaagCACATCTCTCTGCTTTGATGCGTCACATTTTAGAAGCTTTAGAAGTTGTTGTAATCAGACTCAAGTCACTGCCGTTGGGCGGAGCCAGTAGTTTTTATGTCTAGTTCAtgctttatgctaagctaagatgACCAGTTCAGGtttttgtggtgtgtgtggttcaGAATTGCTGGAGTTAATGTACTCGACAGaggtacttttttaaataataatagttttattAATAAGTACTGCTCTAAGGAATGGAGGGGGAGTCCTGGTATCCAGTGTTGTTTCATTTCTGTGGCCACAAACTAAAGCTCAAAATGAGCGACCTGGCTACACTGCACGTTGTGaagttgttgtgtgttttctccaggtggACGAAGGAGGCATTAAAGCTCTGCTGGCTGACTCGTGGACCACCTTCATGAAGGCTCGGATGATGTGCGGCGCAGGCAACACTCAGCAGCAGTACAACAACTTGAAGCAGGCTGTGGTGCTGACGGCCCAGGACAAGAGGGCCGGGGTCTTGTACGGCCTGTTCTCCAATGCATGGTGAGCTGGAGCCTCTGTCAGGTTTAATCAGATTCAAACTCAAGAATAAAACATGCAGCCAAAACGTTCAGTGGGAGACTAAACTGAGTTGTTCTGTTTGAACACATAACAAAAAAGCAGGGAAACTAGAATGAGGGGATTGTAAATCTGTCTGTTTTTAGGGCCCAGAGTCGACCTGTAATTTGTAACCGTTACCCTCGTGTCCCTCTCATTCACTTCCCCTGCTTTCATTGTGGATTTAATCACTGTTGTCATTGTTCAGGGGCAGAAAAGTGATCTGTGCCTACTCCATTGAAGATATTGACCAGGCCTTCTACACAAGCAAACTGAAGGGCTACAGCAGTTCATTCATTGGCAGTCGCCCTGGAATGGTGAGAAAAATCCTGAAAgactttcagtttttatttatcacagCAAAAACCAACATGACATTGCATGACTCAGCGTTTGTTTCAGAAGCGAGTGCTATTTTTAAAGAAGTTTGAAAAAATAAGCAATTTTGAGCTTTGTCCGAGGgcgttgtttttatttaagtctCACTTCTCTTCTCAGTGTGTCCGCAAAAACGCGACAGCAGGTCACAATGACATCAAGAACCTGGGGATCATCAGATATCACCCAGAAATCGAGGACGTCATCCGGCCCGTCGGCGTGGCTCCACTGGACCTGCCCACCGATGACCAGATCACATACACTGTGGCGGACATCGTCCTGGCGGTCAACGACGAGCACTACAGCGTCCTGTACCTGGGAACAGGTGAGTGCctgtacatgtttgtgttcaccCAACAGCTGTTGGGATGTCAACCTGTTTCCTGTGCTCAACACGAGACTTTGCAAGAACATGGACAGAACCATAGCAGCCGTCACTCTAACCTTCCAACTCCCCTGCAGCAAAGTTGTTCCGAGGTCCAAGCAATTAAATTTTAATCACCAAAATATATTGTGGCCATAATTGCAACAAGACTTCactaaataatttaaattagcAAAACTAATAAAATTCAGAACAAGTCAAACGGCTGGAACAAACAATAAATTCTTAATTTAAGCactgaaaagcagaaaatgaggAAAGACGGACACACGGTCAAAATGAGTTTTGCTCAAAACCCATTTAAATGATGCCTGACTTTCACAGAACTGTTTGGATTTGATCAAAGCAGCAATactgaggagctgctggtgcACACAGCAGTTACTCCAAAAATTGCCTTGTGCCTCAGGGAGATTACTATGGCAACCATCGCAAGTCATAGGGTGGAGAGACACTCATACGAGCATGAGGTCCACCGACAGACGAGCGGGGGTCATCTCTCCGAGCACAACTCTTCACCAGGGCTGTGGATATGTGCCTGTCACTCATCAGGCCTTTTCTgggttgtgtctgtttttagcGCAGGAGAAAAAACAATGTGGTGTTGAAAGCGATGGCCTCTCGCTGTGGGCTTTGCTAACTGTGTCATTAATagagggagaggatgaagagTGGTGAACGGCCACAGGTCTCTAGTGGTCTAAAAAGAAACTGGAGCAGTTTGAGTTGAAGTTGTCTTCAGGCCGGAGGAACAggttgcactggagatgtggcTGTTCCCccgttttattttatttaaacatggtgcagcattaaaaaaaaaaaacatgtgtcgGCCATTAGTCCTCAATATTTCGGCTCCTGATTTATGAAGAGAAACATACTGAGCAACTCACGTCTCTTTTCCAGCCTCATCACCTTCACTCGAGGACACCGACTATAAATATTCACGAGCTTTTAACAACTCAAGCTCATCAATCTGTGTAATTAATTTCAAAGATGCTCACGTATCTCTGCAAATGATGGAGAGACGCCGCCTTCTCAAAATAATCCAATCTTCAGTGAGTGAAGCTCACAGATAAGACAGCTCATCTGGATGGATAGTTGC
This region of Paralichthys olivaceus isolate ysfri-2021 chromosome 13, ASM2471397v2, whole genome shotgun sequence genomic DNA includes:
- the LOC109633419 gene encoding semaphorin-7A — protein: MKSLVLLSLFAAVIAGKSPRLKFTVHEPSRFHFNKPENYISMYHPEGSDTLYVGGQAMIYVLTFSDRGVRDLQIPAASDQTAIDTCKAKAAPLELECDNFITVIQKVNDTFIACGTNAGSPRCWMLVNDSVLTDVQGNGQIASAADISPPYPSQRSISLPADGSLYSAMSSVGGHAGSIRRTFGSQKLLKTENIWLLNPQFAGAAIIPSVLKDKEEIYFFFSELNKTARVDEEPYRARIGRICTVDEGGIKALLADSWTTFMKARMMCGAGNTQQQYNNLKQAVVLTAQDKRAGVLYGLFSNAWGRKVICAYSIEDIDQAFYTSKLKGYSSSFIGSRPGMCVRKNATAGHNDIKNLGIIRYHPEIEDVIRPVGVAPLDLPTDDQITYTVADIVLAVNDEHYSVLYLGTEQGKVLKVLHSSEGVFIISQYSLFHNEGPVLNMAIDAQKGHLYVGTAMEVQRLPLADCRRYGDTCRECILSRDPYCGWDKARRKCIAIPPGYNVTTGALIQNLDDSNSSVCGEAAALKQRRTSPREVVVQSNTSVFLPCPVRSFHATYRWEKDNCIKNYPCLFSGDFCVLGPTFSTPLKEGVFRCMATEDGFKVEVISVKLVNDGRLLAASLASTLGPSLLLAMAALWLH